One genomic window of Arachis stenosperma cultivar V10309 chromosome 10, arast.V10309.gnm1.PFL2, whole genome shotgun sequence includes the following:
- the LOC130955996 gene encoding probable trehalose-phosphate phosphatase J: MTQQNVVVCNTKSSGDLSVFPAASAAQKPPVGGGYISISRRPRRVLKNLEINGDNRINALVESMRASSPTHLKSTPLTEEHSSWILRYPSALDMFDEIMKGSKGKQIVMFLDYDGTLSPIVEDPDRAFMSNSMRKTVRKLARYFPTAIVTGRCKDKVYNFVRLAELYYAGSHGMDIKGPTRTSKYNRDSNAEGVLFQPASEFLPMIDEVYQQLLDKTKSTPGAKVENNKFCVSVHFRCVDEKKWTELLHQVQSVLKEYPKLRLTQGRKVVEIRPTIKWDKGKALEFLLESLGFANCNDVFPIYIGDDRTDEDAFKKLRDRGQGLGVLVSKFPKDTSASYSLQEPNEVMEFLQRLVEWKQVSMRAR, from the exons ATGACACAGCAGAATGTggtggtgtgcaacaccaaatcCAGCGGTGACTTGTCGGTTTTTCCGGCGGCGAGTGCGGCGCAAAAGCCACCGGTGGGTGGAGGGTACATTTCCATTTCAAGGAGGCCAAGGAGGGTTCTCAAGAACCTTGAGATCAATGGAGATAACAGAATCAACGCTTTGGTTGAATCCATGAGAGCCTCTTCCCCAACTCATCTCAAGTCCACTCCTTTGACTGAAGAACATAGTTCTTGGATT CTTCGCTATCCATCGGCATTGGACATGTTTGACGAAATTATGAAAGGATCCAAGGGGAAGCAAATTGTGATGTTCCTTGATTACGACGGAACGTTGTCTCCTATAGTCGAGGACCCTGACCGTGCTTTCATGTCGAATTCG ATGAGGAAAACGGTTAGAAAACTCGCAAGGTATTTTCCAACTGCCATAGTCACGGGAAGATGCAAAGACAAGGTCTACAATTTTGTTCGATTGGCAGAGCTATATTATGCTGGGAGCCACGGAATGGATATTAAAGGACCAACAAGAACTTCCAAGTACAACAGA GATAGTAACGCAGAAGGAGTTCTTTTTCAACCAGCAAGTGAATTTCTTCCCATGATAGATGAG GTGTACCAGCAATTGTTGGACAAGACAAAATCAACTCCTGGAGCTAAGGTGGAGAACAACAAGTTTTGCGTCTCAGTTCATTTTCGTTGTGTTGATGAAAAG aaaTGGACTGAACTTTTGCATCAAGTTCAATCAGTGTTAAAAGAGTACCCTAAGCTTCGTCTTACACAAGGAAGGAAG GTAGTTGAGATCCGCCCCACTATTAAATGGGACAAAGGCAAAGCCTTGGAATTTTTACTAGAGTCTCTCG GATTTGCCAACTGTAATGATGTATTTCCAATTTATATTGGTGATGATCGAACCGATGAAGATGCTTTCAAG AAATTAAGAGATAGAGGCCAAGGTTTAGGGGTTCTTGTCTCAAAATTTCCAAAGGATACAAGTGCTTCTTACTCTCTTCAAGAACCTAACGAG GTGATGGAATTTCTTCAACGCTTGGTAGAATGGAAACAGGTATCCATGCGAGCACGTTAG